A part of Paramisgurnus dabryanus chromosome 15, PD_genome_1.1, whole genome shotgun sequence genomic DNA contains:
- the LOC141280832 gene encoding collagen alpha-3(VI) chain-like, giving the protein MCIFILYVAADTGKRDIVFLIDGSDDTSESFSEVQNFVQTLVKQLNVAPDKDRVSVVQYSDDTAVDFKLNAHSSLDDVLNHVKRLSHKGGKLRHTGAALQYVKDNLFTADAGSRQVEGVPQVLILMSSGRSRDDIRGPAKALRDTGVISLSIGTPNADTLELQTISHQPNYFFISDFENLHEVQKNILPLIKGLSYQQPPTMRFRVSETVKRDVAFLIDGSDDSNNGFEAIRNFMQRVVEGLYVDEDHDRVAVVQYSRDSTANFYLSSYSTKNEVLNSIRSIRHKSGRPLNTGAALQFIKENIFTPSSGGRHQEGAAQILYLFSGGRSNDDVRTISQELRKSNIKVFTIGTRNADTLELQTVSFTPAYAFFVSDFTSIDSIFQRLDSVLTSDNEIPEQFPTPVVKTSNGKRDIVFLIDGSDDASHRFTAIRDFVASLAEMFDVGPGKDQIAVVQFSNTAEINFNLRKYSSTPEVADAIRKLKSKGGRPQYIGRALQFVRDNIFSSRGEDGVAQMLVLVAGGRSRDSPRGPANSLKGLGVVIFAIGSRLTDPIEMDAISTSTDYAFAVPDFKDLKNVHQSFMSKLTGVTHKEDTTKEVDGFKRDIAFLVDGSDSTRRGFQEIRNFLYNVITNLNVGIDMDRISIIQYSNVAVANFYLNSFIRKDDVLNRVKVLSHKGGRPLNTGSALRYVKDNIFTSSSGSRHKEGIPQILILLTNGTSRDNISEAASSLKEHGVLILGIGAKDSDSEELHKISSENQVLSFTEFSELPKIQAQLLEAMKPDPTNSEKVLLAESHRPKRDVVFLLDGSDGTMISFPAMRDFVQRVVQKLNIKENEDRVSVVQYSRDPEIHFHLNAYTTKEDVLDSVRGLRHKGGRPLNTGAALQHVKDNVFTASSGSRRLEGVPQVLILLSGGRSYDNVDAAASSLKEIGVLTFGIGSRGSDSRELQRISNDPKYAISVSDFSELPNVQEQLLASVETVAIPIATASPTVTADYTTPKKDVVFLLDGSDGTRSSFPAMRDFVQRVMEKLNIEENRDRVSVVQYSRDPEVHFHLNAYTTKEDVLETVRGLRHKGGRPLNTGAALQHVKDNVFTASSGSRRREGVPQILILLSGGRSYDNVDAAASSLKEIGVLTFGIGSRGSDSGELQRISNDPNYAISVSDFSELPNVQEQLLASVHTVSVPIATTSPTGMCMTNIYVLCLFCLDVKSLSSCGLWDNHQPLR; this is encoded by the exons atgtgtatatttatactgtatgttgCAGCAGATACCGGAAAGAGagatattgtttttttaattgatGGCTCTGATGACACAAGTGAAAGTTTCTCAGAAGTGCAAAACTTTGTACAGACCCTGGTTAAGCAACTGAACGTAGCACCAGATAAAGATCGTGTTTCAGTGGTCCAGTACAGTGATGACACAGCTGTTGATTTCAAGCTGAATGCCCATTCATCCTTAGATGATGTTTTAAACCATGTGAAACGCCTAAGTCATAAAGGAGGAAAGCTGCGTCACACAGGGGCAGCTTTACAGTATGTTAAGGACAACTTGTTTACTGCTGATGCAGGAAGTAGACAGGTGGAAGGTGTGCCTCAGGTTTTAATTCTGATGAGTTCTGGGAGGTCTAGAGATGATATTCGTGGTCCAGCTAAAGCTTTGAGAGACACTGGTGTCATTTCCTTAAGTATTGGTACCCCAAATGCTGATACGCTTGAGTTACAAACAATATCCCATCAAccaaattacttttttatttctgaCTTTGAAAACCTTCATGAAGTTCAAAAGAATATTTTACCATTAATAAAGGGGTTATCTTACCAACAGCCGCCAACAATGAGATTTCGGGTCTCTG AAACTGTCAAAAGGGATGTTGCATTTCTTATTGATGGATCTGATGATTCTAATAATGGTTTTGAGGCAATTCGCAATTTTATGCAAAGAGTGGTTGAAGGTCTATATGTGGATGAAGACCACGATAGGGTGGCTGTTGTCCAGTACAGTCGAGATTCTACAGCAAATTTTTATCTCAGCTCGTACTCAACTAAAAATGAGGTGCTGAATTCAATACGTTCCATAAGGCACAAAAGTGGAAGGCCACTAAACACTGGAGCTGCTTTgcagtttattaaagaaaatatatttacacCATCATCTGGAGGCAGGCATCAAGAGGGTGCAGCTCAGATTCTGTATCTATTTAGTGGTGGTAGATCCAATGATGATGTGAGAACCATTTCACAAGAATTAAGAAAAAGCAACATTAAAGTCTTTACCATTGGCACAAGAAATGCTGACACACTTGAGTTACAGACAGTGTCTTTTACACCAGCATATGCTTTCTTTGTTTCTGACTTTACTTCAATTGACAGCATTTTCCAAAGACTTGATTCTGTTTTGACAAGTGATAATGAAATTCCTGAGCAGTTTCCAACACCTGTGG taaagaCTTCAAATGGAAAAAGAGATATTGTGTTTCTTATTGATGGATCTGATGATGCTAGTCACAGATTCACAGCTATACGAGATTTTGTAGCCAGTTTGGCAGAAATGTTTGATGTTGGTCCAGGAAAAGATCAAATTGCTGTTGTGCAGTTCAGTAATACTGCAGAAATAAACTTTAATCTCCGTAAGTATTCATCAACTCCTGAGGTGGCAGATGCTATAAGAAAACTTAAATCAAAAGGGGGAAGGCCACAATATATTGGCAGGGCTCTACAATTTGTTAGAGACAATATTTTTTCCTCAAGAGGTGAAGATGGTGTTGCTCAAATGCTTGTGCTTGTGGCTGGTGGCAGATCAAGAGACTCTCCCCGTGGACCAGCTAACTCACTCAAGGGTCTTGGGGTAGTCATTTTTGCCATTGGGTCAAGGCTGACAGATCCCATTGAAATGGATGCCATTTCAACAAGTACAGATTATGCTTTTGCTGTTCCTGATTTTAAAGACTTAAAAAATGTCCACCAAAGTTTCATGTCAAAGCTTACAGGAGTGACACACAAAGAAGACACCACAAAAGAAGTTGATG GATTTAAAAGGGATATTGCCTTTCTTGTGGATGGTTCTGACAGTACAAGAAGAGGATTTCAAGAAATACGTAATTTTCTGTACAATGTTATCACAAATCTCAATGTGGGAATTGATATGGACAGAATATCAATAATTCAGTACAGCAATGTAGCTGTTGCAAATTTTTATCTAAATTCATTCATAAGAAAAGATGATGTATTGAATCGTGTTAAGGTGTTAAGCCATAAAGGTGGGAGGCCACTTAACACAGGATCTGCCCTTCGATATGTGAAGGATAATATATTTACAAGTTCTTCAGGGAGTAGGCACAAAGAAGGCATTCCTCAAATATTAATTCTGCTGACTAATGGAACATCAAGGGATAACATTTCAGAGGCAGCCTCTTCTCTTAAAGAACATGGAGTACTAATACTTGGAATTGGAGCGAAGGACTCAGACTCTGAAGAACTGCACAAAATATCATCTGAAAATCAAGTGCTGTCATTTACTGAATTCAGTGAATTACCAAAAATCCAGGCACAATTATTGGAAGCAATGAAACCAGATCCTACTAACAGTGAAAAAGTCTTGTTGG CTGAGAGTCATAGACCAAAGAGAGACGTTGTCTTCCTGCTGGATGGATCGGATGGCACTATGATTTCTTTCCCAGCAATGCGTGACTTTGTGCAAAGAGTAGTGCAGAAATTAAACATAAAGGAAAACGAAGACCGAGTTTCTGTGGTGCAGTACAGTCGAGACCCAGAGATCCATTTCCATTTAAATGCCTACACAACGAAGGAAGACGTTTTAGACAGTGTGAGAGGTCTGAGACACAAAGGGGGGAGGCCCCTCAATACAGGGGCAGCGCTTCAGCACGTCAAAGACAATGTCTTTACAGCCTCTTCTGGCAGCAGGCGACTGGAGGGTGTGCCGCAAGTGCTGATTTTGCTTAGCGGGGGAAGGTCATATGACAATGTTGACGCAGCAGCATCCTCTCTGAAGGAAATTGGAGTTTTGACATTCGGAATAGGATCAAGGGGCTCTGATAGCAGGGAATTGCAGAGAATTTCAAATGACCCCAAGTATGCTATATCTGTGTCTGACTTTAGTGAGCTTCCAAATGTCCAAGAGCAGTTGCTGGCCTCCGTTGAGACGGTTGCAATACCCATTGCTACAGCTTCACCAACTGTTACTG CTGACTACACAACACCCAAAAAGGACGTAGTTTTTCTGTTGGACGGTTCAGATGGCACTAGGAGTTCTTTCCCAGCAATGCGTGACTTTGTGCAAAGAGTAATGGAGAAATTAAACATAGAGGAAAACAGAGACCGAGTTTCTGTGGTTCAGTACAGTCGAGACCCAGAGGTCCATTTCCATTTAAATGCATACACAACGAAGGAAGACGTTTTAGAAACTGTGAGAGGTCTGAGACACAAAGGGGGGAGACCCCTCAACACAGGGGCAGCTCTTCAACACGTCAAAGACAATGTCTTTACTGCCTCCTCTGGCAGCAGACGACGGGAGGGTGTGCCGCAAATATTGATTCTCCTAAGTGGGGGAAGGTCATATGACAATGTTGACGCAGCAGCATCCTCTCTGAAGGAAATTGGAGTCTTAACCTTCGGAATAGGATCGAGGGGCTCTGATAGCGGGGAATTGCAGAGAATTTCAAATGACCCCAATTATGCTATATCTGTGTCTGACTTTAGTGAGCTTCCAAATGTCCAAGAGCAGTTGCTGGCCTCCGTACACACGGTTTCAGTACCCATTGCTACAACGTCACCAACTGGTATGTGCATGACAAACATTTACGTGCTGTGCCTTTTCTGTCTAGATGTGAAATCGCTGAGTAGTTGTGGGCTGTGGGATAATCACCAACCGCTTAGATAG
- the LOC135733195 gene encoding collagen alpha-3(VI) chain-like: MRDFLQRVMEKLNIEENRDRVSVVQYSRDPEVHFHLNAYTTKEDVLESVRGLRHKGGRPLNTGAALQHVKDNVFTASSGSRRLEGVPQILILLSGGRSYDNVDAAASSLKEIGVLTFGIGSRGSDSGELQRISNDPKYAISVSDFSDLPNVQEQLLDSVETVAIPIATTSSTVTADYTTPKKDVVFLLDGSDGTRNSFPAMRDFVRRVVEKLNIAENRDRVSVVQYSREPEVNFYLNAYTTKEDVLDSVRGLRHKGGRPLNTGAALQYLKDNVFTASSGSRRLEGVPQILILLSGGRSYDNVDAAASSLKEIGVLTFGIGSRGSDSGELQRISNDPKYALSVSDFSELPNVQEQLLASVHTVSVPIATTSPTGMCMTNIYVLCLFCLDVKSLSSCGLWDNHQPLR, from the exons ATGCGTGACTTTTTGCAAAGAGTAATGGAGAAATTAAACATAGAGGAAAACAGAGACCGAGTTTCTGTGGTTCAGTACAGTCGAGACCCAGAGGTCCATTTCCATTTAAATGCATACACAACGAAGGAAGACGTTTTAGAAAGTGTGAGAGGTCTGAGACACAAAGGGGGGAGACCCCTCAACACAGGGGCAGCTCTTCAACACGTCAAAGACAATGTCTTTACTGCCTCCTCTGGCAGCAGACGACTGGAGGGTGTGCCGCAAATATTGATTCTCCTAAGTGGGGGAAGGTCATATGACAATGTTGATGCAGCAGCATCCTCTCTGAAGGAAATTGGAGTCTTGACATTCGGAATAGGATCGAGGGGCTCTGATAGCGGGGAATTGCAGAGAATTTCAAATGACCCCAAGTATGCTATATCTGTGTCTGACTTTAGTGACCTTCCAAATGTCCAAGAGCAATTGCTGGACTCCGTAGAGACGGTTGCAATACCCATTGCTACAACGTCATCAACTGTTACCG CTGACTACACAACACCCAAAAAGGACGTAGTTTTTCTGTTGGATGGTTCAGATGGCACTAGGAATTCTTTCCCAGCAATGCGTGACTTTGTACGAAGAGTAGTGGAGAAATTAAACATAGCGGAAAACAGAGACCGAGTTTCTGTGGTGCAGTACAGTCGAGAACCAGAGGTCAATTTCTATTTAAATGCATACACAACAAAGGAAGACGTTTTAGACAGTGTGAGAGGTCTGAGACACAAAGGAGGGAGGCCCCTCAACACAGGGGCAGCTCTCCAGTACCTCAAAGACAATGTCTTTACTGCCTCCTCTGGCAGCAGACGACTGGAGGGTGTGCCGCAAATATTGATTCTCCTAAGTGGGGGAAGGTCATATGACAATGTTGACGCAGCAGCATCCTCTCTGAAGGAAATTGGAGTCTTGACCTTCGGAATAGGATCGAGGGGCTCTGATAGCGGGGAATTGCAGAGAATTTCAAATGACCCCAAGTATGCTTTATCTGTGTCTGACTTTAGTGAGCTTCCAAATGTCCAAGAGCAGTTGCTGGCCTCCGTACACACGGTTTCAGTACCCATTGCTACAACGTCACCAACTGGTATGTGCATGACAAACATTTACGTGCTGTGCCTTTTCTGTCTAGATGTGAAATCGCTGAGTAGTTGTGGGCTGTGGGATAATCACCAACCGCTTAGATAG
- the LOC135733191 gene encoding collagen alpha-3(VI) chain-like — MRDFVQRVVEKLNIEENRDRVSVVQYSRDPEVNFYLNAYTTKEDVLDSVRGLRHKGGRPLNTGAALQYVKDNVFTASSGSRRLEGVPQILILLSGGRSYDNVDAAASSLKEIGVLTFGIGSRGSDSGELQRISNDPKYALSVSDFSELPNVQEQLLASVHTVVVPIATTSPTADYTTPKKDVVFLLDGSDGTRNSFPAMRDFVQRVVEKLNIEENRDRVSVVQYSRDPEVNFYLNAYTTKEDVLDSVRGLRHKGGRPLNTGAALQYVKDNVFTASSGSRRLEGVPQILILLSGGRSYDNVDAAASSLKEIGVLTFGIGSRGSDSGELQRISNDPKYALSVSDFSELPNVQEQLLASVHTVVVPIATMSPTADYTVPRKDVVFLLDGSDGTRSSFPAMRDFVQRVVKKLNIAENRDRVSVVQYSRDPEVLFHLNAYTTKEEVLDSVRGLRHKGGRPLNTGAALQHVKDNVFTASSGSRRLEGVPQVLILLSGGRSYDNVDAAASSLKEIGVLTFGIGSRGSDSGELQRISNDPKYAISVSDFSELPNVQEQLLASVHTVAIPIATTSSTVTADYTTPKKDVVFLLDGSDGTRNSFPAMRDFVQTVVEKLNIEENRDRVSVVQYSQDPEVNFYLNAYTTKEDVLDSVRGLRHKGGRPLNTGAALQYVKDNVFTASSGSRRLEGVPQILILLSGGRSYDNVDGAASSLKEIGVLTFGIGSRGSDSGELQRISNDPKYALSVSDFSELPNVQEQLLASVHTVVVPIATTSPTGMCMTNIYVLCLFCLYLKLLSSCGQWHAHQQLR; from the exons ATGCGTGACTTTGTACAAAGGGTAGTGGAGAAATTAAACATAGAGGAAAACAGAGACCGAGTTTCTGTGGTGCAGTACAGTCGAGACCCAGAGGTCAATTTCTATTTAAATGCATACACAACGAAGGAAGACGTTTTAGACAGTGTGAGAGGTCTGAGACACAAAGGGGGGAGACCCCTCAACACAGGGGCAGCTCTCCAGTACGTCAAAGACAATGTCTTTACTGCCTCCTCTGGCAGCAGACGACTGGAGGGTGTGCCGCAAATATTGATTCTCCTAAGTGGGGGAAGGTCATATGACAATGTTGACGCAGCAGCATCCTCTCTGAAGGAAATTGGAGTCTTGACCTTCGGAATAGGATCGAGAGGCTCTGATAGCGGGGAATTGCAGAGAATTTCAAATGACCCCAAGTATGCTTTATCTGTGTCTGACTTTAGTGAGCTTCCAAATGTCCAAGAGCAGTTGCTGGCCTCCGTACACACGGTTGTAGTACCCATTGCTACAACGTCACCAACTG CTGACTACACAACACCAAAAAAGGACGTAGTTTTTCTGTTGGATGGTTCAGATGGCACTAGGAATTCTTTCCCAGCAATGCGTGACTTTGTACAAAGGGTAGTGGAGAAATTAAACATAGAGGAAAACAGAGACCGAGTTTCTGTGGTGCAGTACAGTCGAGACCCAGAGGTCAATTTCTATTTAAATGCCTACACAACGAAGGAAGACGTTTTAGACAGTGTGAGAGGTCTGAGACACAAAGGGGGGAGACCCCTCAACACAGGGGCAGCTCTCCAGTACGTCAAAGACAATGTATTTACTGCCTCCTCTGGCAGCAGACGACTGGAGGGTGTGCCGCAAATATTGATTCTCCTAAGTGGGGGAAGGTCATATGACAATGTTGACGCAGCAGCATCCTCTCTGAAGGAAATTGGAGTCTTGACCTTCGGAATAGGATCGAGAGGCTCTGATAGCGGGGAATTGCAGAGAATTTCAAATGACCCCAAGTATGCTTTATCTGTGTCTGACTTTAGTGAGCTTCCAAATGTCCAAGAGCAGTTGCTGGCCTCCGTACACACGGTTGTAGTACCCATTGCTACAATGTCACCAACTG CTGATTACACCGTGCCCAGAAAGGACGTTGTTTTTCTGCTTGACGGTTCAGATGGCACTAGGAGTTCTTTCCCAGCAATGCGTGACTTTGTACAAAGAGTTGTGAAGAAATTAAACATAGCGGAAAACAGAGACCGAGTTTCTGTGGTGCAGTACAGTCGAGACCCAGAGGTCCTTTTCCATTTAAATGCATACACAACGAAGGAAGAGGTTTTAGACAGTGTAAGAGGTCTGAGACACAAAGGGGGGAGGCCCCTCAACACAGGGGCAGCTCTTCAACACGTCAAAGACAATGTCTTTACTGCCTCTTCTGGCAGCAGGCGACTGGAGGGTGTGCCGCAAGTGCTGATTTTGCTTAGCGGGGGAAGGTCATATGACAATGTTGATGCAGCAGCATCCTCTCTGAAAGAAATTGGAGTCTTGACCTTCGGAATAGGATCGAGGGGCTCTGATAGCGGGGAATTGCAGAGAATTTCAAATGACCCCAAGTATGCTATATCTGTGTCTGACTTTAGTGAGCTTCCAAATGTCCAAGAGCAGTTGCTGGCCTCCGTACACACGGTTGCAATACCCATTGCTACAACGTCATCAACTGTTACCG CTGACTACACAACACCCAAAAAGGACGTAGTTTTTCTGTTGGACGGTTCAGATGGCACTAGGAATTCTTTCCCAGCAATGCGTGACTTTGTACAAACGGTAGTGGAGAAATTAAACATAGAGGAAAACAGAGACAGAGTTTCTGTGGTGCAGTACAGTCAAGACCCAGAGGTCAATTTCTATTTAAATGCATACACAACGAAGGAAGACGTTTTGGACAGTGTGAGAGGTCTGAGACACAAAGGGGGGAGACCCCTCAACACAGGGGCAGCTCTCCAGTACGTCAAAGACAATGTATTTACTGCCTCCTCTGGCAGCAGACGACTGGAGGGTGTGCCGCAAATATTGATTCTCCTAAGTGGGGGAAGGTCATATGACAATGTTGACGGAGCAGCATCCTCTCTGAAGGAAATTGGAGTCTTGACCTTCGGAATAGGATCGAGAGGCTCTGATAGCGGGGAATTGCAGAGAATTTCAAATGACCCCAAGTATGCTTTATCTGTGTCTGACTTTAGTGAGCTTCCAAATGTCCAAGAGCAGTTGCTGGCCTCCGTACACACGGTTGTAGTACCCATTGCTACAACGTCACCAACTGGTATGTGCATGACAAACATTTACGTGCTGTGCCTTTTCTGTCTATATTTGAAATTGCTGAGTAGTTGTGGGCAGTGGCATGCTCACCAACAGCTTAGATAG